CTTCCGACCCAGCAAGGCCGCAAGCCCTACCTGGTCGTTACCATCAGCGCCGACACCCTGCTGGGAACCAACGACCTACCTGGCGAACTCCGCCGCCACGGCGCCGTCCCCGCCGACCTCGCCCGCGAAATAGCCCGCCAGGCAGGCCGCGTCACCGTCATCCCGGTCACCGGGACCAAACACCCCCAGGCCGACAACACCCCAGCCGACGGCCCTGGGCCTGATAGTGCCCAGTCCGGCAACACCCAAGCCGACGGCCCTCAGCCCCACCGCGCCCAGTCCGGCAGCGCCCAAGCCGGCAGCGCCGAGCCTGACAGTGCCCGGACCAGCAGCTCTCAGCCTGGCGGCCGGCAGCCCCACGGCCCCGGCGACCAGGCCCACTGCCCCGAAACCTCACCTCGCTACAAGCCCCGCCAGAGCGTCATCGACCAAGTCCTGGGCCGCTTCCAGCACTGCGTCCACCCCGGCTGCACGCGCGACGCCGCACAATGCGACATCGACCATGCCATCCCCTTCGCCAAGGGCGGAAAATCCTGCCCCTGCAACCTCATCCCACTCTGCCGAGCTCACCACCGCCTCAAGACCCACGGCGGCTGGACCCTACGCCTGACCCGCCCCGACGAACCGTACCCGGCAGGAACGATCGAATGGCAAAGCCGCCTCGGACAACACCACACTCAAACCCCCGAACCCCTCCCCGGCGAACCCGACCACGCCGGCCGAGATCGGATCCGCCAACTGGAATGGATCCAGGAGCTACACCGCATCAACCCCACCAACCAAACGAAACCAACTACCCCCGAAATCAAATGGGGTGAGCCGCCCTTCTGAGTAGGCATCGGGAACACTCCCGGGACCGGACATGCCGTACGCCCGTCCCCGGGACGACACCCCCTGCCTAGACATCAGCGTCAGCAGTACGAGCTACCGGACGAATGAGGAAGGCGAGGACCCGCCAGCCGTTCGCTGCCCTGCGTAACCCGCCATCGTCAGCAGGGTCACACCAACATTGCTCGCGTCGTCCGTGTGCCTCACACGGCGCGAATGACGTTATGCAGGCCGTGGCCAGAACGAAGCCACTACGCGACGACCCTGATGTGGGGGCGGTCGGGGCGCCTGTCACGAGGTGGAAAGAGTCTTCACCGCGGATGAATGGTTCGCCGGGTGGTGCAGGACTCGAACTCGAGCACGAAGAACGAGCGCTGCGGGCCGATGCACGTTCTCGTCACGATGCCTTCGGACCCCAGCGGGTCCCGAGTGCTGTCGGTGACCACTCTGACCCGCCCGGAGGCCGTCGTGCGGTAGGTCTGCGTGATGGGCGCACCCTCGGTGGTCGGGAAGGTCTGCTTCAACCGGGCGGGCGTCCCGGCCGCCATCGCGTCCATCAGACAGTTCGCTGCCTCGTCGCTCGCACCGTCGCAACCGGCGAGAACTGCCAGCAGGCAATCCGGTCAGGGCCGGGACGTCGTGGGCCACAGCGTACGCGGTGATCGCCACGCCGATACCGCCGAAGAAGAACCCCAGGGCCAGGTGGGAGGCGACCAGGACGGCGAAGGGACGGGTGAGAAGTCGTCTGCCCGGGCGGTGATCGCGGGAAGTGCGATCCGGCGCCGGTTCGCTCGACCGGGCGGTCAGCAACCCAGTGATTCCCACGACGATCAGGAGGTTAGAGAGTACGAGGCCGGACCATGGGGCGATCATCGCGCCGAGCGTGGTCACCAGGACCGGGCCGATCAGGAAGACCAAGTCGTTCAGCACACCTTCCAGCGACAAGGCCGTTCTCAGCGCGTCGGCCGATCCCAGCGATGTACGCCACCGGGCGGCCGCGAGCGCACCGACGGGTGGAGCGGTTCCGCCGGCGATACCGGCCAGCAGGAACATCATTGATACCGGCCCGGCGGCCGCGCAGCCCAGGACGAATCCCAGGGTGGAGGCGGTGAAGACTGCTGTCGTGACCGTGATGACAGGCTTTTGTCCCCGCCGATCAACCAGCCGTGCGACCTGGGGCCCCACCACCGCGTCCACGGCCGTGAAGATGCCCGTGACCGTGCCCGCCAGTCCCCATGAGCTGGAAGACCCCAGGACAGACCACATCATGGCCAGCCCGGTCATGGCCACGCCCAGCCGCGCGATGGCGGCGGGTACAAAGAACCGGGTGGCGCCAGGTGAACCGAGTACGTGCCGATAACGGCGAACAGAAATGTGACCTGTGGTCAATGTGAGACTCCAGCGGACTTAACGCAAGCCGCCAGACAGGTCGGACTGGGTCATCGGCTTGCGGCACCCAGGGCGTCTTGCTTCAGACCGTGGTGCCAACCGAAAAGCGCCCTGCCCGCGAGAAGATCGGGCAGGGCGCTGATGCTCAGGTGATCAGTGGACCGTGCTGATCGCGGCCCGCTCGACCTCGAGGCCGGTGTTCCAGCGCTCGAGGAAGGCGGCGTAGTCCGCGATGCTCTCGGGCGTGGGGACGACGACCTGTGCTTCCGAGGCGGCGAAGACCACGTCGTTCAGCCAGGTTCCGAGGCCCTGTTCGGCGACGGAGGTCTCGCGGGCCGCGGCGGCATAGGCGGCCAGGAGAGCGATGCCCCAGGAACCGCCCTCGCCCGCACCCTCGCCGACGGCGACGGGGGAGCCGACGGCCGCGGCCAGGGCGTTCTGGGCGACGCCGCCGGTGCGGAACAGGCCGCCGTGGGCGAACATCGTGTCGACGGTCGCCCCTTCCGCGGTCAGCACCCGCATGCCCAGGCTCAGGGTCGCGAAGACGCCGTACAGCTGGGCGCGCCCGAAGCCGGCCAGGGTCAGCCGGGAGCCGGGGGTGCGCACGAACAGCGGGCGGCCCTCGTCCGTGCCGGCGATCGGTTCCCCGGAGAGCAGGTTGTAGGCGAGCAGGCCGTCGGCGTCGGTGTCCGCGTCGAGGGCCTTACCCAGCACGGCCTGGAACACGGCGTCCGGGTCGGGTGTGTGACCCAGGGCGGCGGCGAACTCGGTGAACAGCGACACCCAGGCGCCCAGTTCGCTGGACCCGTTGTTGCAGTGCACCATCGCGACCGGGCGGGCGTCGGGGGTGGTGACCAGGTCGATCTCGTGGTGCGCGTTCTGCAGCGGCTTCTCGAGCACGATCATCGCGAAGATGCTGGTGCCGGCGCTGACGTTGCCGGTGCGCGGGCGCACCGAGTTGGTCGCGACCATGCCGGTGCCGGCGTCACCCTCCGGCGGGCACAGCAGGATCCCCGGCTGCAGCGTGCCGCTCGGGTCGAGCAGTGCCGCGCCCTGGGCGGTGAGGGTTCCGGCGTCCGCCCCGGCCGACAGCACGGTCGGCAGCAGCTCGGCCAGGTGGCCGGTGTGGCCCTGGGCCGCGGCCAGCTCGTCGAAGCGCTCCAGCAGCGCGGCGTCGTAGCCACCGGTCGCGGAGTCGATCGGGAACATGCCTGACGCGTCGCCCACGCCGAGCACGTGCTGGCCGGTCAGGAGCCGGTGCACGTAACCGGCGAGCGTCGTCAGCTGCCGGGTCTGCGGCACGTGGGCCTCGTGGTCGAGCACGGCCTGGTAGAAGTGCGCCACCGACCAGCGCAGCGGGATGTTCAGCCCGAACGCCCCGGAGAGCACCTCGGCGGCCGGCCCGGTGTTGGTGTTGCGCCAGGTGCGGAACGGCACCAGCAGCTCGTCGTCCTCCCCGAACGCGAGGTAGCCGTGCATCATCGCCGAGACGCCGATGGCGCCGTAGGTCGTCGGCTGCACCTCGTACCGCGTCACGACCGCGGAGAGCAGTTCCGCGTAGGCGGCCTGCATTCCCTCGTGCACGGCCTCCAGCGCATATGTCCACAGCCCGTCGACGAGCTGGTTCTCCCAGGTGGACGAGCCGGTGGCCAGGGTGACGCCCGCATCGTCGATCAGGCTGGCCTTGATCCGGGTCGAACCGAACTCGATGCCCAGCGCGGTGCGTCCCGCGACGATGGACTCTTGGGCCGCCGCAGTCTTACGGGTGGTCATGGGGGGTCGTACTCCGTCCTTGGGGGGTGCAGGTCACACGGGTGCTCGTGGGACTCCAGCAGAGACGGTACCCACCTGTCGGCCTGTCTCGTCCTCTGCGAGCGGGTGAAGTCTCAGGAGCGATGCCGAATCCGGACATCGGGTGCCAAAGCCGGTGGGCGGGCGCGGGACCAACTGCGGTCGGACCAGGACCTTGGTACCTGCCCGATGTGTCCGGACAGGACGAGAGTGGGAACCGTGCCCGCGACCCGAGGAGCCCCGTTGAACGTCCTGATCGTCATCGAGTCCTGCTTCGGCAACACCCAGATGTTCGCCGAGGCCGTCGGCAACGGACTGACCGGACGCGGGGCCACCGTCACCGTGACACCGGCGGCCGAGGCCGGCCCCGACGCCCTTGACGGCGTCGACCTGCTGATCGTCGGCGCGCCCACCCACAGCCGGGGTCTGCCCGGCCCGGCCTCCCGGCGCAGCGCGGTGACCCAGGGCGCGAACCCGGTCCGCACCGGCGTGGCCGAGTGGCTCGACGCGATGCCGGAGTACCACGGCCGGGCCGCGGCCTTCGACAGCGTGACCGGGACGAGCTTCCTCAACGGCTCGGCCGCGAAGAAGATCGTCAAGCGTCTGCAGCGCAACCTGGTCCCGGTGGCTGCCAGCGACAGCTTCCTGGTCGGGGCCGCCGCGGGCCCGCCGGTCGACGGGGAACTGGAGCGGGCCGAGAAATTCGGCGCCTCCCTCGCCTGATCCCCGGTTCACGAGTCCGGATCGCGCACCGTTCCTCCGGGCCATCGGCGGGGCCACGAACCCTGACCGTTGTGTACACCTGGTACATCCGGTACCGGATGTACCAGGTGTACACAACGCGTGTCATCCGTTCCTGGTCTACGGGATGTGCTGACCTGGCGGTCGCCACGGGATGGGCCCGGATCAGGAGGCCTCGATCTGCCCCAGCTCCGTGACCAGCTCGATCACCCGGTAGGCCTCGGCCGTGTCCCGGGCTGTGAAGGCGATCGTGCGCATCGGCGACCGTGACGGCCGCGGCGGGAACAACGTCCATCATTCCCGCGACCACCGCATTGACATCGGCCGTCATGAGGACCCGGCCCTCATGATTCGCAGTAGCCCGAACCATTGCCGTGGGAGGGTCGGCCCCATGGTGAAGAACGACCAACAGGCCCTCGGCGAGACCTTCGCGCGGCTGCACGACGGCCCGGGGGCCCTCGTCATGCCCAATCCCTGGGACGCGGGCAGTGCCCGCCTGCTGGAGCAGCTGGGGTTCCGGGCCCTGGCCACGACCAGCGGGGGACTGGCTCTCTCCCAGGGGGTTTCGGATGGTCAGGGGTGTTTGAGGCGGGTTCAGGTGCTGGAGAGTCTGGCCTCGATCGTGGCCGCCACCTCGCTGCCGGTCACGGCCGATCTGGAGAGCGGTTACGGTGACAGCCCGGAGAGCGTGGCCGAAATGGTCCGGCTCGCAGCCGCGGTCGGGGCCGTCGGGTGCTCGATCGAAGACACCACCGGCCGGCCGGACGACCCGATCCGTCCTCTGCCCGAAGCCCTGGAACGGGCCGAGGCGGCCGTTGCCGCCGCCCGCGAACTGCCGTTCCTGTTCACCCTGACCCTGCGGGCCGACAACTTCTTCGCCGGGCGCCCTGACCTTGACGATACGATCACCCGGCTGAAGGCCTTCGAGAAGATCGGGGCCGATGTGGTGTACGCGCCGGGGCTCACCGATTTCCCGGCGATCCGGAAGGTGGTGGACGCGGTGTCGGTGCCGGTGAACGTGCTCGCCATTCCCGGGTTCTCGGTGGACGCGCTCGCGGCCGGCGGTGTCCGCCGGGTGAGTATCGGGTCACGGCTGGCCCGCGTCGCCTACGCCCGGGCGTTAGCCGCCGCCCGGGAACTGCTGGAGCAGGGCACGGTCGAGTTCGCGTGAGGAGGATCCTGCTCGTCGAACCGGCCCAGGCCCATCTGCTGCGGGAAGAAGTGACTGCTTACCGGGAGCGGGGCTGGGAGGTGCACGTCAACACCTTTCGGCATGCCGAGGTCGATGTCCCGCGAGAAGGACTGCCGCTGTATCGGTTCGACCCGTCCCACGCCGAGGCCGTCAGTACGGCCATCACGGATGCCGCGGGGTTCGATGCGATCAAGGTGAGATCGTCCACCCGCTACGGTGAATCGTTCTTCAGGGAGACGACTCGACCCGGGACCTGATCGACGAGCAGGTTCTGGCCGACATGAAACCCGGCTCGGTGCTGGTGAACACGGCACGGGGCGGTCTGGTGGACGAAATCGCTCTGGACCGGGCGTTGCGTGACCCCCGGGCACCGATTGCCGTCGCCGCGGTGGACGTGTTCCGCACCGAGGGCCCGGACCGCGCGTCACCGCTGATCGGCAACCCCTACTGCCTCCTGTCCCCGCACGTCGCCGGGATGACCTGGTCGGCGATGCGGCAGGCCGTGTCCGACCTCTGCGCCCGGATCACCGCGGTCCGATGACGTCTGGGCCCCGGTGCGGTTCGGCCGGTGCCGGCGGGCTGGGCGTTCTGGCGAGTCCGGACGAAGAGAGCCAGCGCTGAATAGTTTTCGCGACGGTGTCGGGGGCGTCCAGGTGCACCGCGTGCCCGGCGCCGGAGATCATGGCCAGCTCCACGTCGGCGCCCAGGGAGGTGAGGCGCTGGCGGGTCGGCGGTCGCGTCACCGCGTCGTCCGCACCGTAGATCACGAGCGTGGGGACGCTGATGCTCATCGACGGTGAGGGCGGCAGGTCCGCGGCGGCCTGGCGGGCGGGCAACCCCAGGCGCGCCAGGTCGGCCGCCACCAGGGAGCGCGCGGTCGGGCCGGTGGCGTACAGCTCCACGAGGCTCGCGTCGGCGTCGGCCCGGCCGGTGAGGATCCCGGCGGCCAGCGACTGGTACTCCCGGGAGAACTGCTCCGGACCCGGCACCCCGCCCAGCAGCACGCACCCGGCGATGCCCCGGGTGCCGGAGGCCGCCAGGCGGTGGGCGAGCGCGGCCGTACTCATCGAGAACGCGATCACCAGCACCGGCTCCGTCGCCTCGCCGAGCGCGCGGTCCAGACCCTCCACCCACACCCGCGGGTCGGCCGGGTCTTCGCTCTCCGAGATCACCCGGCTACCGTGACCGGGCAGTTCCACGGCCACGGCGGTGGGGGCGGGCTCGCCCCAGATGGCGAGGAGCGGTCCCCACGAGGCCGCGGTCAGGCCGTATCCGCTGATGAGGATCATTTCCATCCGCCGACCGTATCCGGCCTCCGGCGCCGTTCATTCGATCGGGGCCAGGCTTAACGGTCTGCTGCGCAACGGTTATCGTGCGCCTGCACACAAGGTCTGCCCGATGGGGCAGCGGAGGGTTACCGGGGCGGGCGTGGGAGAGTGTCCAGGGCCGTCTGCGTGATCTGCCGCAGGGTGCTCTCATCGGTGCCGGCCTTGCCGAGGGCCTCGATGCCGCGGTGCACGGTCAGGAGCAGAGCGGCCAGTTGCTGCGCGTTCGCCGCGGGGTCGACGTCACCATGGCGCTGGCAGGCTTCGAGGTCGGCGGCCAGGATCTGCTGGACGCTGTCGAAGGTCTTCAGGGAGCGGGCCGCGACCACCTCGTCGTGCTGGGTCAGCTCGGCCGTGGTCTTGGCCAGCAGGCAGCCGCGACGGCTGGGCTCGGCGCAGGCGGTCGCGTGGTTCATCAGATAACTGGTGAGGCGTTCGAAGGCCCGCTCGTCGTCCTCACCGCCCAGCTGGCGGTTCGCCGAGCCGATCGTGGCGTTGCAGTGATCGTCGAACACCCGGTGGAAGAGCTCGCGCTTGCCGCCGAACGCCCCGTACAGGCTGCCCTTGCCCAGGCCGGTGGCTGCTGCGATCGCATCCATGCTGGTCCCGGCGAAACCGGTCGCCCAGAACTGGTCGCGTGCGGCGTTGAGCACGCGTTCCTCGTCGAACTTTCTCGGCCTCACCACTCCCGCAGTCTAAGCGTTCTTGACTACATCGTCCAAAAGCTCATACGTTGTGGACGCTTCATTCCAGAACGGGTTTCGGTGAGAGTGAGTGATCAGGCGATGAGTGGACTTCTGGACGGCAAGGTGGCCGTGGTCACCGGTGGGACGAGCGGGATCGGGCTGGCCATCGCCCGGAGGTTCGTCGCCGAGGGGGCGCAGGTCTTCGTCACCGGCCGCCGTCAGGCCCAGCTCGACGCGGCGGCCGCGGAGCTCGGGCCGCAGGCGATCGGGGTGCGGTGCGACGTCGGGGACCTGGCCGAGATCGACGCTCTCTACGAGGTGGTCACGCAACAGGCGGGCCGGATCGACGTGCTGGTGGCCAACGCGGGCGGTGCGGCGCCGGCCGTGCTCGGGGACATCACCGAAGAGCAGTTCGACAGCATGTTCGCCATCAACGTGAAGGGCGTGGTGTTCGGCGTGCAGAAGGCGATGCCGCTTCTGTCGCAGGGGGCTTCGGTGATCATCATCGGGTCGAGCACCTCGAGGCGTCCCGACCGGGGCCTGGAGGTCTACGGCGCGACCAAGGCGGCGGTGCGCAACTTCGCCCGCAGCTGGACGCTCAATGCGCGGGAGAACGGCTTCCGGGTCAACGTGCTGAGCCCGGGGCCGACCCGCACGCCCGGGCTGCTCGGCGTCGCGGCCGAGGGGGAGCAGGAGGCCTTCGTCAAGATGTTCGAGAACGTGCTGCCGGCAGGGCGGCTCGGGGAGCCGGACGAGGTCGCGTCGGCGGCGCTGCTCCTGGCCTCGGACACCGCCGCGTACGTCAACGGCGCCGAGTGGTTCATCGACGGCGGATACACGAGCGTCTGAGGATCAGGACCGGGATGTGAGGTCTGCCGACTTGCGGGGCTGCGAGGTTGCTGAAGACTCGGTCTGAGCGTTACGCCGGATTCCTCCGGTGATGAGCAGATCCGACACGGAGTCCCAGGTCGTCGCGGGACCGCACTGAGGGAGACTCTTCATGTACGTAGGTGGCGGAATCGCACTCCTGGTCGTCGGCGGCATCCTGTCGTTCGGTGTCAGTGACCGTGTGGACGGCCTCGACCTGACGGCGATCGGCTACATCCTCATCGCCGGCGGTGTGCTCGCGATCATCCTGTCGCTGGTGCTCAACAACCAGCGCCGCAACACCACGCACACCGAGGTGGTGGAGCGCCGCAACACCGGCAACACCCCGCCGCCCCCGCTCTGAGACCAACCGGAACCAGCCCATGGTGGACGCTCGCTGCGTCCACCATGGGCTGGTTCCGGTTTGCCGTCTCGGAGGGGAAGCCGAACTCGTCACCGACCAGTTCCGTCGGCGTGGCAGCATCTGAGTTCCTGATCACGTGCCGGGAAATGTTCGGTCGGCCCGGCAGGCGGGGGACCTTCGCACCTGTGCTGTGTCGCGGAACGGGCGGACGGTGGGGATATACGAATTCCGGCCCCCTTCCCGGAGGAGAAAGTCATGTTTGAACGCGTTCTGGTGGCGGTCGACGGGTCCCCTTGTTCCGATGACGCTTTCGGGGTTGCCCGGGCCATGGTCAATCGGGAGCTCGGGCACGAGCTGACGGTGGTGCACGTGGCGCGGTCGGTGAACGGCCGGCCCCTGGTGACGGCCGACGACCTGGACCTGCGCGAACGTCTGGGTCAGAGCGTGTCGAAGCTGCTGGCCGAGGGGGTGAAGACCCGGATGGAGACCCCGACGGCGTTCCACGGTGGTCCCGCGTTCGCCATTGCCGAGGTCGCCGACGAGGTCGACGCCGACGTCATCGTGGTCGGTGCCCGGGGCGCGCGGACAGCGGGCGGTGAGGTGCTCGGGGATGTCCCCGTGCGCCTGTTGAGGAATGCGGGTCGGCCGGTGCTCGTGATTCCTATGCCGACCGCCTGTTTCGATGACTGACGAGAAGTCAGGGACCTTTCGGCGTTGTCCGGAAGGGACCTTCAGCTCTGACGGCACAGGACGTGCTGCGTCAGTGTCGTGAGACGAACAGTCCCGAGGGGGTGCACGATGACCGGGAACGTCGGGCGCACGGGTCCGGACGATCTCATCGGCGTGTCATCCGGCGTGATACTGGGTTTTGACGCCGGGTGGGACGATCCGCGGCCGCTGAGAGTCGCCGCCGACGAGGCGCACCTGCGCCGGGAGCCACTGTTCATCGTGACGGTGTCGAGACCGGACCTGAACGTGGCGGTCCCCAGGGCCCGCACGGGATGGGACGCGCTCGGCCCGACCTGGTCGGAGACGGAGACACGTCGTAGTCTGCGCGCGGCCGGCCGGGCGGCGCGGGCCCGTCACGACGATCTGCCGGTATCGACGGCCTATCTGACCCTGGACGACATGAGTCGTTTCGGTCGGTCGGCGACCGGGGCGTCGCTCCTGGTCCTCGGCGGGGCCGACCGCTTCGGTGGGCACCTGCACGAGAGCGACTCGACCAGCCATCTCCTGATGGAGGCCGCCTGCTGCCCGACCATGATCGTGCCCACCCGCCGAACCGGAAACCGGGCCCGCCAGCCCGTCCGTGAGCCCGAGATCGACGACCGGGGGCCGGTTCTGGCCGCCGTACCGGGTGGACGACGCGGGGTCGAGGTGATCCGCCACGCCGAGGAGGAACGTCAGCGCCGCGGCCGGTCCCTGCATCTGCTGCACGCCTTCGACCTGATGCCCGGTGAAAGGCGTTCCCACGCCATGCGTCGCGCCTCCGACCAGATGATGTCCTCGATCGAGCAGGCGGGTCTGGACGCCGGCGCCCCCTGGAGCGTCACCCTGGCCCGGGAGCCGGCCGGCGCCGCGATCCGCGAACGGGCGGCCCAGGCCGGGCTGGTGGTGCTGGGCAACCGGGCGGGAACGATGAACGACCTGGTCGGTGATCTGCTGGACCGGCTGATGTGCCCGGTGCTGCTGCTCCCGGCCGATCATCATCCGGCCGGGCCCCTGATCGGGCACGAGACCCGGCGCGGGCGGCGTTCCTGAGGTGTGTCAGTCGGCAGACGTGAAAGTCTCGGTCATGACCTGGAAGTCGTCTTTCATCGACGTCCAGTCGTCGGCCGGGGTGGTCCAGACCAGGGCGTACGCCCGGTGGTTGCTGACCCGGATGTTCCGGTTGATCACGTGCCGCTTGCCACTGGAGGGCTGCCAGGTGTACTCCCAGTCGGCGGCGTTCCAGTCGCGGTACTTCACCCGCTCGAGGCTGATCAGCTTGTAGCCGCTGTAGAGCTGGTCGGCCGAGGGCTCCCGCGCCTTCCAGTCCGTGTAGGCGTCGGCCTTCGGCTGCGTCGTGGTGTCGACCTGGAGGAACGCCCCGCTCTTCGGGTCCTTGAAATACACGCTGGTGTTCTTCGTCGAGCGCACCCAGCTCTTCGGGATCGCAACGCTGAAGCCGGTCTTGTCCTTGCGCAGGCTGGAACCGGACGGGATCGCCGGGGAATCGTTCTTCTCGGGACTGTCGTCGGAGCCGCTCTTCTCCTCGCCGCCGCCGTCATCGTCCGACGTCTTGGTGGTTGCCTCGGGGGTGGTGGCCGTCGGGGAGCTTTCGGACGTCGTGGTCGGCGCGGCACTCGCCGTCGCTGCGGGGCTGGTGGCACCGGTGGACGACGTGGTTCCCTCTTTATCGTCCCCACCCAGGCGGAGCGTGGCAACGGTCGCCAGGACGACGATGACGGCCAGCAGCAGGGCGATCAGGGCCCGACGCGGCGGGAAAGAACGCTGGGCGGCCGGTTTCGAGGCGGGATCGTTGCTGACCAGGGGCGACGGCGGGACGTGCGTGGCAGAGGTGACCAGTGGGACTGAGGTCTGCTGGGCCTGCGGGGCAGGGGCAGGAGTCTGCTGGGCGGCCGGGGCCTGGGCCGGGGCCTGGACCTGGGCCGGACCGGTATCTGATGCTGCCCGGGACGACTGGGCCGCCTGGACGGGTTCGGCTTCCGCAGCTTCCTGCGGCAGTCGGTCCGTCGGGTCCACCGGGTCTGCGGGGGTTGCCGGTTGTGGCGGGACCGGAGTCAGTCCGAGGGCCGCGGGGAGACCGAGATCTGCGGGATGGGTGAGGTCGGGTGCACTCGGCGGGGGTACGGCGGGCGCGGGGGAGACGTCACCGGTGTGGGAGGGCGTCGGCGTGCTCGGCGCGTCCTCGGCCGCCGGGTCCGGAGCGGTGTCGGAGTCGGCGGGAGCGTCCGGGGTGATGCCGGTGCCAGAGCCGTCGCCGTTCTCGGCCGGGGCGCCAGTTCCGGTCGCAGAACCGGTGGCGGTTTCACCGGCAGTGCCGATCGCAGGAGCGTCGTCGTTGCCGGCAGCGGTGCCAGTTGCAACAGAGGTGACGGCCTGAGCAACAGCGGCGCCCGTTCCAGCAGAGTCGGTGCCAGCGGTGGAGCTGGTGTCAGCGGTGGAGCTGGTCTGAGCAACGGTGCCGGTGAGAGCCGCGGTGCCGGCTTCAGTGGTGCCGGCTTCAGTGGTGCTGGTTCCAGGAGTGGTGCTAGTTCCGGCAGCGGTGTCAGTTCGGGAACCGGTGCCGGTCGTGCGGCCGGCATCAGGCGGGGACGCCGGGTCGGTTCCCGAGGCGGCGTTCGTGCTGGTGCTCGTGCTGGTGTCGGTCTTGGCGCTGGTGTCGGCGTCGGGGATCTCGCCGGTCTTGGATGTGGTGCCTGCGTCGGAGGCAGTGTCCGCCGTGAAGGCGGCCTCGGCGTGTGTGTCTGCTGCGGAGGCGGTGTCCGTTGCGTAACCGGTGCCGGGGGCAGCTGCGGCAGCGAGGCTACCTTCGGCCTCGGCTT
This window of the Kineosporia sp. NBRC 101731 genome carries:
- a CDS encoding SDR family oxidoreductase — its product is MSGLLDGKVAVVTGGTSGIGLAIARRFVAEGAQVFVTGRRQAQLDAAAAELGPQAIGVRCDVGDLAEIDALYEVVTQQAGRIDVLVANAGGAAPAVLGDITEEQFDSMFAINVKGVVFGVQKAMPLLSQGASVIIIGSSTSRRPDRGLEVYGATKAAVRNFARSWTLNARENGFRVNVLSPGPTRTPGLLGVAAEGEQEAFVKMFENVLPAGRLGEPDEVASAALLLASDTAAYVNGAEWFIDGGYTSV
- a CDS encoding NAD(P)-dependent oxidoreductase; amino-acid sequence: MKPGSVLVNTARGGLVDEIALDRALRDPRAPIAVAAVDVFRTEGPDRASPLIGNPYCLLSPHVAGMTWSAMRQAVSDLCARITAVR
- a CDS encoding universal stress protein, with the translated sequence MTGNVGRTGPDDLIGVSSGVILGFDAGWDDPRPLRVAADEAHLRREPLFIVTVSRPDLNVAVPRARTGWDALGPTWSETETRRSLRAAGRAARARHDDLPVSTAYLTLDDMSRFGRSATGASLLVLGGADRFGGHLHESDSTSHLLMEAACCPTMIVPTRRTGNRARQPVREPEIDDRGPVLAAVPGGRRGVEVIRHAEEERQRRGRSLHLLHAFDLMPGERRSHAMRRASDQMMSSIEQAGLDAGAPWSVTLAREPAGAAIRERAAQAGLVVLGNRAGTMNDLVGDLLDRLMCPVLLLPADHHPAGPLIGHETRRGRRS
- a CDS encoding universal stress protein, whose protein sequence is MFERVLVAVDGSPCSDDAFGVARAMVNRELGHELTVVHVARSVNGRPLVTADDLDLRERLGQSVSKLLAEGVKTRMETPTAFHGGPAFAIAEVADEVDADVIVVGARGARTAGGEVLGDVPVRLLRNAGRPVLVIPMPTACFDD
- a CDS encoding DUF6458 family protein, whose protein sequence is MYVGGGIALLVVGGILSFGVSDRVDGLDLTAIGYILIAGGVLAIILSLVLNNQRRNTTHTEVVERRNTGNTPPPPL
- a CDS encoding TetR/AcrR family transcriptional regulator → MVRPRKFDEERVLNAARDQFWATGFAGTSMDAIAAATGLGKGSLYGAFGGKRELFHRVFDDHCNATIGSANRQLGGEDDERAFERLTSYLMNHATACAEPSRRGCLLAKTTAELTQHDEVVAARSLKTFDSVQQILAADLEACQRHGDVDPAANAQQLAALLLTVHRGIEALGKAGTDESTLRQITQTALDTLPRPPR
- a CDS encoding FGGY-family carbohydrate kinase, translating into MTTRKTAAAQESIVAGRTALGIEFGSTRIKASLIDDAGVTLATGSSTWENQLVDGLWTYALEAVHEGMQAAYAELLSAVVTRYEVQPTTYGAIGVSAMMHGYLAFGEDDELLVPFRTWRNTNTGPAAEVLSGAFGLNIPLRWSVAHFYQAVLDHEAHVPQTRQLTTLAGYVHRLLTGQHVLGVGDASGMFPIDSATGGYDAALLERFDELAAAQGHTGHLAELLPTVLSAGADAGTLTAQGAALLDPSGTLQPGILLCPPEGDAGTGMVATNSVRPRTGNVSAGTSIFAMIVLEKPLQNAHHEIDLVTTPDARPVAMVHCNNGSSELGAWVSLFTEFAAALGHTPDPDAVFQAVLGKALDADTDADGLLAYNLLSGEPIAGTDEGRPLFVRTPGSRLTLAGFGRAQLYGVFATLSLGMRVLTAEGATVDTMFAHGGLFRTGGVAQNALAAAVGSPVAVGEGAGEGGSWGIALLAAYAAAARETSVAEQGLGTWLNDVVFAASEAQVVVPTPESIADYAAFLERWNTGLEVERAAISTVH
- a CDS encoding alpha/beta hydrolase — protein: MEMILISGYGLTAASWGPLLAIWGEPAPTAVAVELPGHGSRVISESEDPADPRVWVEGLDRALGEATEPVLVIAFSMSTAALAHRLAASGTRGIAGCVLLGGVPGPEQFSREYQSLAAGILTGRADADASLVELYATGPTARSLVAADLARLGLPARQAAADLPPSPSMSISVPTLVIYGADDAVTRPPTRQRLTSLGADVELAMISGAGHAVHLDAPDTVAKTIQRWLSSSGLARTPSPPAPAEPHRGPDVIGPR
- a CDS encoding isocitrate lyase/phosphoenolpyruvate mutase family protein, coding for MVKNDQQALGETFARLHDGPGALVMPNPWDAGSARLLEQLGFRALATTSGGLALSQGVSDGQGCLRRVQVLESLASIVAATSLPVTADLESGYGDSPESVAEMVRLAAAVGAVGCSIEDTTGRPDDPIRPLPEALERAEAAVAAARELPFLFTLTLRADNFFAGRPDLDDTITRLKAFEKIGADVVYAPGLTDFPAIRKVVDAVSVPVNVLAIPGFSVDALAAGGVRRVSIGSRLARVAYARALAAARELLEQGTVEFA